The following are encoded in a window of Pectinophora gossypiella chromosome 8, ilPecGoss1.1, whole genome shotgun sequence genomic DNA:
- the LOC126368925 gene encoding protein yellow-like — protein MLLLALLAAVAAAAAQNETQPPRAPVPRREQFRVIYEWNAIDFEWASPGDREDYLNTSRYIPQNVLISGINFYGENIFLTVPRMLDGVPATLGTIPTQQTETAPKLRPFPSWADNEIGNCKALQFVQNIEIDRNGIMWILDNGRVGTLTRTPDAKCPPSLVLIDLKTGKNEMERIPFPPDTVNVNSTYLNDLVVDNRDGDYAYISDNSAVDPGIIVFRRSDKKSWKLRDKNSMKLMEEAQSFRINGTTVTLPVNIDGIALGPQFRKEDGSVDRTVYYCPLASYHLYAINASVLRNESLAQIGEGALRPYVVDLGTKASQTDGMKMDSTGVLFFGLIGNSTIAEWNTTVDFHVGQRTIARDPNYIQWVDRFTFDDRGNIYVVINRLFNFVKNQVALNEVNYRILKSHTGSKSYVFAEDIGLGGVPGAAAAPALCGSLLLMLLAHLLA, from the coding sequence ATGTTGTTGCTGGCCCTCCtcgccgccgtcgccgccgcggccgcgcagAACGAAACTCAACCGCCGCGCGCGCCCGTACCCCGCCGCGAACAGTTCCGAGTCATCTACGAATGGAACGCCATCGACTTCGAATGGGCCTCCCCGGGAGACCGCGAGGACTACCTCAATACGAGCCGATACATACCCCAAAACGTCCTAATATCTGGCATAAACTTCTACGGCGAAAATATATTCCTGACGGTGCCGAGGATGCTGGACGGAGTGCCGGCGACGCTCGGCACCATCCCCACGCAGCAGACGGAGACAGCGCCCAAGCTGCGTCCGTTCCCTAGCTGGGCTGACAACGAGATCGGCAACTGCAAGGCGCTGCAGTTCGTGCAGAACATCGAGATCGACAGGAACGGCATCATGTGGATCCTGGACAACGGCCGCGTCGGCACCCTCACCCGCACGCCCGACGCCAAGTGCCCGCCCTCGCTCGTCCTCATCGACCTCAAGACCGGCAAGAACGAAATGGAGCGTATTCCTTTCCCTCCCGACACTGTGAATGTTAACAGCACGTACCTTAACGACCTAGTAGTGGACAATCGCGACGGAGACTACGCTTACATCTCCGACAACAGCGCTGTCGACCCCGGCATCATCGTTTTCCGTCGAAGCGACAAAAAGTCCTGGAAGCTTCGAGATAAAAATTCCATGAAATTAATGGAAGAGGCTCAATCCTTCCGCATCAACGGCACCACCGTGACTCTCCCCGTCAACATCGACGGCATCGCCCTGGGGCCTCAGTTCCGCAAGGAGGACGGCAGCGTCGACAGGACCGTGTACTACTGTCCACTCGCTAGTTACCATTTATACGCGATAAATGCATCAGTTTTACGTAATGAGTCCCTCGCGCAAATTGGTGAAGGAGCTCTGCGGCCGTACGTGGTGGACCTCGGCACAAAAGCCTCGCAGACGGACGGCATGAAGATGGACTCGACCGGAGTACTCTTCTTCGGTCTGATTGGCAACTCGACGATTGCGGAATGGAACACGACGGTCGATTTCCACGTCGGTCAGCGTACGATCGCACGCGATCCCAATTACATTCAGTGGGTGGACCGCTTCACTTTCGACGACCGCGGAAACATATACGTCGTCATCAACAGGCTATTTAACTTTGTGAAGAATCAGGTTGCGCTTAACGAAGTGAACTACAGGATCCTGAAGTCGCATACGGGCTCGAAGAGCTACGTGTTCGCGGAGGACATCGGGCTGGGGGGAGTcccgggcgcggcggcggcgcccgcgCTGTGCGGCTCGCTGCTGCTGATGCTGCTGGCGCACCTGCTGGCCTAG